A part of Sinorhizobium chiapasense genomic DNA contains:
- a CDS encoding flagellar protein, whose protein sequence is MPLFDKFLAAIGLAMAAFATFFPWYAFLHQDEFSMPRLWQGTTRDLPESPGRDVPSVSPLAMADMDSDTAAAVDRLTTATVPGLGDAPDHGPPDPEAGMDQPLPGQSEFRLMHVVNGRALIEDASGLYIVRVGSILPDNSRLATFQERNGRWVMITSRGEIYEEQ, encoded by the coding sequence ATGCCACTGTTCGACAAGTTCCTGGCTGCCATCGGATTGGCGATGGCGGCGTTCGCGACGTTCTTTCCCTGGTATGCTTTCCTCCACCAGGACGAATTCTCGATGCCTCGCCTGTGGCAAGGCACGACGCGTGATTTGCCGGAAAGCCCGGGCCGCGATGTGCCGTCGGTCTCGCCGCTGGCGATGGCCGACATGGACAGCGACACGGCCGCCGCCGTGGATCGTCTGACAACGGCGACTGTGCCTGGCCTCGGCGACGCACCAGACCACGGGCCGCCGGACCCCGAAGCAGGGATGGATCAGCCGCTGCCGGGACAGTCGGAGTTCAGGCTGATGCATGTCGTCAACGGCCGCGCTCTGATCGAGGACGCAAGCGGTTTGTATATTGTTCGCGTTGGGTCGATCCTCCCGGACAACAGTCGCCTTGCGACGTTTCAGGAACGCAACGGTCGTTGGGTGATGATCACCTCCAGGGGCGAGATCTACGAAGAGCAGTAG
- the flgH gene encoding flagellar basal body L-ring protein FlgH has product MRKHFTAVLAAGLLAGCQNQALREIGQAPSMSPIGSGLQYTQAPQLAAYPKQPHQIRNGYSLWNDQQAALFKDARAMNVGDILTVDIRIDDKASFENETDRSRKNSSGFNLGASGASQTSDFEWSGDLEYGSNTKTEGDGKTERSEKLRLLVAAVVTGVTENGNLLISGSQEVRVNHELRILNVAGIVRPRDVDADNIIAYDRIAEARISYGGRGRLTEVQQPPWGQQVVDLLSPI; this is encoded by the coding sequence ATGAGAAAGCATTTTACGGCCGTCCTGGCCGCGGGCCTCCTTGCGGGATGTCAGAACCAGGCGTTGAGGGAGATCGGACAGGCTCCGTCCATGAGCCCGATCGGCAGCGGTCTGCAATACACGCAGGCGCCGCAGCTCGCTGCATATCCAAAGCAGCCGCATCAGATCAGGAACGGATATTCGCTGTGGAACGATCAGCAGGCAGCGCTCTTCAAGGATGCGCGCGCGATGAATGTTGGCGACATTCTCACGGTCGACATCAGGATCGACGACAAGGCGTCCTTTGAAAACGAGACAGACCGCAGCCGTAAGAATTCGAGCGGCTTCAACCTCGGTGCCAGCGGCGCATCGCAGACCAGCGATTTCGAATGGTCGGGTGATCTCGAATACGGCTCCAACACCAAGACCGAGGGCGATGGCAAGACCGAGCGGTCCGAGAAGCTGCGCCTGCTTGTTGCCGCAGTCGTGACCGGTGTGACGGAGAACGGCAACCTGCTGATCAGCGGTTCGCAGGAAGTTCGCGTCAACCATGAACTGCGCATTCTCAATGTCGCCGGGATCGTCCGGCCGCGGGATGTCGATGCCGACAACATCATCGCCTACGACCGTATCGCCGAGGCCCGCATCTCCTATGGCGGCCGTGGCCGCCTGACCGAAGTGCAGCAACCGCCTTGGGGTCAGCAAGTCGTAGACCTGCTCTCGCCGATCTGA
- the fliP gene encoding flagellar type III secretion system pore protein FliP (The bacterial flagellar biogenesis protein FliP forms a type III secretion system (T3SS)-type pore required for flagellar assembly.): MLRIAAFIVAMMAMSGIAGAQGFPADILNTPVDGSVASWIIRTFGLITVLSVAPGILIMVTSFPRFVIAFAILRSGMGLATTPSNMIMVSLALFMTFYVMAPTFDRAWREGIDPLLDNEISETEAMPRMAEPFREFMLANTRDKDLQLFIDIAKEKGQTVVVDDKVDLRAVVPAFMISEIRRGFEIGFLIMLPFLVIDLIVATITMAMGMMMLPPTAISLPFKILFFVLIDGWNLLVGSLVRSFT, encoded by the coding sequence ATGCTCCGGATCGCTGCCTTCATAGTCGCCATGATGGCGATGTCGGGAATTGCCGGGGCGCAAGGCTTTCCCGCCGACATTCTGAACACGCCGGTCGACGGTTCCGTCGCATCGTGGATCATCCGCACCTTCGGTCTCATCACCGTTCTGTCGGTGGCGCCCGGCATTCTGATCATGGTGACGAGCTTCCCGCGCTTCGTCATCGCTTTCGCAATCCTGCGGTCCGGCATGGGACTGGCGACCACGCCGTCCAATATGATCATGGTGTCGTTGGCGCTCTTCATGACCTTCTATGTGATGGCGCCGACCTTCGATCGCGCCTGGCGCGAGGGCATCGATCCGCTGCTCGACAACGAAATCTCGGAAACCGAGGCGATGCCGCGCATGGCGGAGCCCTTCCGCGAGTTCATGCTGGCCAATACGCGCGACAAGGACCTGCAGCTCTTCATCGATATCGCCAAGGAAAAGGGCCAGACGGTCGTGGTCGACGACAAGGTCGATCTGAGGGCAGTCGTGCCGGCCTTCATGATCTCGGAGATCCGCCGAGGCTTCGAAATCGGCTTCCTGATCATGCTGCCGTTCCTGGTGATCGACCTGATCGTCGCGACCATCACCATGGCGATGGGCATGATGATGCTGCCGCCGACAGCGATCTCGCTGCCCTTCAAGATCCTCTTCTTCGTGCTGATCGATGGCTGGAATCTTCTCGTCGGCAGCCTGGTGCGATCCTTTACCTGA
- the fliI gene encoding flagellar protein export ATPase FliI — MEREGPETLAASTSLAALAGLVERYAKPEFSIAPGGHVQTIAPGHYTVSGLSRHVRLGDFVAHKSATGTHLGEVVRVEPEQVVVCPIEPGDPIGIHDTVIRKGAFRIAPTDNWCGRTINALAEPIDGLGPLLQGDVRRSISNTAPPSMTRKRVEHGFKTGVRAIDIFSPLCLGQRLGIFAGSGVGKSTLLSMLARADAFDKVVIALVGERGREVREFIEDTLGDNLSKSVAVVATSDESPMLRKMAPLTAVTIAEHYRDKGDNVLLIVDSVTRFAHAIREVATAAGEPPIARGYPASVFTELPRLLERAGPGVEGTGTITAIISILVDGDNHNDPVADSTRGILDGHIVLERSLAEEGRYPPINPLASISRLARKAWTPDQEKLVARLKALIHRFEETRDLRLIGGYRPGGDADLDMAIKQVPVIYEVLKQTPGERAAFDAFTDLANALKAAAMGNQPGAAGGMRPRG, encoded by the coding sequence ATGGAACGCGAAGGCCCCGAGACCCTTGCTGCATCGACATCGCTGGCGGCGCTCGCCGGGCTGGTCGAACGCTACGCCAAGCCGGAGTTTTCGATCGCACCGGGTGGGCACGTGCAGACGATCGCGCCCGGGCATTACACCGTTAGCGGTCTTTCGCGCCACGTTCGGCTCGGCGACTTCGTCGCGCACAAGAGCGCGACGGGTACACATCTCGGCGAAGTCGTCCGTGTCGAACCGGAGCAGGTCGTCGTCTGCCCGATCGAACCCGGCGATCCGATCGGCATTCACGATACGGTCATACGCAAAGGCGCTTTCCGGATAGCGCCCACAGACAACTGGTGCGGCCGCACGATCAACGCGCTGGCGGAGCCGATCGACGGCCTGGGACCGCTGTTGCAAGGCGACGTTCGCCGCTCGATCTCCAACACCGCGCCGCCGTCCATGACGCGCAAGCGCGTCGAGCATGGTTTCAAGACCGGCGTGCGTGCCATCGACATTTTCTCGCCGCTCTGCCTCGGGCAGCGCCTCGGCATCTTTGCCGGCTCCGGTGTCGGCAAGTCGACGCTGCTTTCGATGCTCGCGCGTGCGGATGCCTTCGACAAGGTCGTGATCGCGCTGGTAGGCGAACGCGGCCGCGAAGTCCGCGAATTCATCGAGGACACGCTCGGCGACAATCTTTCAAAATCGGTCGCCGTCGTCGCCACCAGCGACGAAAGCCCGATGCTGAGGAAGATGGCGCCGTTGACCGCCGTCACAATTGCCGAGCACTATCGCGACAAGGGTGACAACGTGCTCCTTATCGTCGATAGCGTGACGCGCTTTGCCCATGCGATCCGCGAGGTGGCGACGGCGGCGGGTGAGCCTCCGATCGCGCGCGGTTATCCGGCTTCCGTCTTCACCGAACTGCCCCGCCTGCTCGAGCGTGCCGGTCCCGGCGTCGAAGGGACCGGGACGATCACGGCGATCATCTCGATCCTCGTGGATGGCGACAACCACAACGATCCGGTCGCCGACTCAACGCGCGGCATTCTGGACGGGCATATCGTGCTGGAGCGCAGCCTGGCGGAGGAGGGGCGCTATCCGCCGATCAATCCGCTTGCCTCGATTTCGCGCCTGGCGCGGAAGGCGTGGACTCCGGATCAGGAAAAGCTCGTGGCGCGCCTGAAGGCGTTGATCCATCGCTTCGAGGAAACGCGCGATCTACGCCTGATCGGCGGTTATCGGCCAGGCGGCGATGCCGATCTCGACATGGCGATCAAGCAGGTGCCGGTCATCTATGAGGTACTCAAGCAGACGCCCGGCGAGCGGGCCGCGTTCGACGCCTTCACCGATCTTGCCAATGCGTTGAAGGCGGCCGCGATGGGGAATCAACCGGGTGCCGCCGGCGGCATGCGACCGAGGGGGTAG
- the flgC gene encoding flagellar basal body rod protein FlgC has translation MDPLTSALKVSASGLQAESTRLRIVSENIANARSTGDTPGADPYRRKTISFAAEVDRASGASLVEIQRLGTDDSNFNIEFDPGNPAADEKGMVKMPNVNVLIEMADMREANRAYEANLQTIKQSRDLISQTIDLLRASQ, from the coding sequence ATGGATCCTTTGACTTCGGCCCTCAAGGTTTCAGCCTCCGGCCTGCAGGCGGAATCGACCCGCCTGCGCATCGTTTCAGAAAACATCGCCAACGCCCGCTCGACCGGCGACACGCCCGGCGCCGATCCCTATCGCCGCAAGACCATCAGCTTTGCGGCGGAGGTCGACCGGGCGAGCGGCGCATCGCTCGTCGAGATCCAGCGTCTTGGCACGGATGATTCGAATTTCAACATCGAGTTCGATCCCGGCAATCCGGCGGCCGACGAAAAGGGCATGGTCAAGATGCCGAACGTCAACGTCCTGATCGAAATGGCCGACATGCGCGAGGCCAACCGCGCCTATGAGGCCAACCTGCAGACCATCAAGCAGTCTCGCGATCTTATCTCCCAGACAATCGACCTGTTGAGGGCTTCGCAATAA
- the flgB gene encoding flagellar basal body rod protein FlgB encodes MEPIQLFELASRQAQWLTVRQNVVAGNIANANTPHYRAKDVEPFESVLQNTGIQMAATHRAHFTESPDAAQVTEVSMIDDVQVQQSGNTVAIEQEMMKTGEIKRDYELNAGLVKAFHRMMLMTVRK; translated from the coding sequence ATGGAACCGATTCAGCTTTTCGAACTAGCGTCGCGCCAGGCCCAATGGCTGACGGTTCGTCAGAACGTCGTGGCGGGTAACATCGCCAACGCCAATACGCCGCACTACCGGGCCAAAGACGTCGAGCCCTTTGAAAGCGTGCTGCAGAACACCGGCATCCAGATGGCGGCGACGCATCGTGCGCATTTCACCGAAAGCCCGGATGCCGCCCAGGTCACCGAAGTCAGCATGATCGACGACGTGCAGGTGCAGCAGTCCGGCAACACGGTCGCGATCGAACAGGAAATGATGAAAACCGGTGAGATCAAGCGCGACTACGAGCTCAATGCCGGGCTCGTGAAAGCCTTTCACCGGATGATGCTCATGACGGTACGGAAATAA
- a CDS encoding flagellar hook-basal body complex protein FliE codes for MIDAIQSVGAFSAMKETERASLTASSSLTTPSAGASIPQAQSFAEVLGNMTTDTIRSMKSAEGASLQAVRGEANTREVIDAVMNAEQSLQTALAIRDKVVSAYLEIARMQI; via the coding sequence ATGATCGATGCAATCCAGTCCGTCGGCGCGTTTTCGGCCATGAAGGAGACGGAACGCGCGAGCCTGACGGCTTCCAGCTCGCTTACCACGCCCAGCGCCGGCGCTTCCATTCCGCAGGCGCAGAGCTTCGCCGAGGTCCTCGGCAACATGACGACCGACACCATCCGTTCGATGAAGTCCGCGGAGGGGGCGTCGCTCCAGGCCGTTCGTGGCGAAGCCAATACCCGTGAAGTCATCGACGCGGTGATGAATGCGGAACAGTCGCTGCAGACCGCGCTCGCCATCCGCGACAAGGTTGTGAGCGCCTATCTCGAAATCGCGCGCATGCAGATCTGA
- the flgA gene encoding flagellar basal body P-ring formation chaperone FlgA — translation MFRRSAANKSPNGSPVRVRTAAFAVALAALLSPATVFAERPTAVIPKQTIYPGETLDESLVEVVDVTNPNLTDGYVRSIEEIEGKVTKRTLLPGRVILASALRDQYAVERGSTVRLIFNNGALTITAAGSPLQDAAVGDLIRARNVDTGVIVSGTVMADGTIHVVAK, via the coding sequence ATGTTTCGCCGATCCGCCGCAAACAAATCGCCAAACGGTTCCCCGGTTCGGGTGCGGACCGCGGCATTCGCCGTGGCTCTCGCGGCCCTTCTGTCGCCAGCTACTGTTTTCGCGGAACGGCCGACCGCTGTCATCCCCAAGCAGACGATCTATCCCGGCGAGACGCTCGATGAGAGCCTCGTCGAGGTCGTCGACGTGACCAATCCCAATCTCACGGACGGCTATGTCCGTTCCATCGAGGAGATCGAGGGCAAGGTTACGAAACGGACCCTCCTTCCCGGACGGGTAATCCTCGCCTCGGCATTGCGCGACCAATACGCGGTCGAGCGCGGTTCGACGGTTCGGCTCATCTTCAACAATGGTGCCCTGACGATCACGGCGGCCGGTTCGCCATTGCAGGACGCCGCGGTCGGCGACCTGATCCGCGCACGCAACGTCGATACCGGCGTCATCGTCTCCGGCACGGTTATGGCCGATGGCACTATCCATGTGGTGGCGAAATGA
- a CDS encoding flagellar basal body-associated FliL family protein — protein sequence MEEIDSAQSSKSKVMTIAALAVLTVIAGGGGWLVGQLLAPPPPTEQTEAVAEVAPNATGAEGVPKIATEANGVVQLEPITTNLAYPSENWVRLEVALQFNGIPDVALAEQIHQDIAAYLKTVSLQQIQGPRGFQYLRDDIQERVDLRSDGRVTNVMFRTFVIQ from the coding sequence ATGGAAGAAATCGATAGCGCGCAGTCCTCCAAATCCAAAGTGATGACGATTGCCGCCCTAGCCGTGCTGACCGTCATCGCCGGCGGCGGCGGGTGGCTCGTCGGCCAGTTGCTGGCACCGCCGCCCCCAACGGAGCAGACCGAAGCCGTTGCCGAAGTCGCGCCGAACGCCACCGGTGCCGAGGGGGTTCCGAAAATCGCCACCGAGGCCAACGGTGTCGTGCAGCTGGAGCCGATTACGACGAACCTCGCTTACCCCTCCGAAAACTGGGTCCGGCTGGAAGTGGCGCTGCAGTTCAATGGCATCCCGGACGTTGCCTTGGCCGAGCAGATACACCAGGACATTGCAGCCTATCTCAAGACCGTGTCGCTGCAGCAGATCCAGGGCCCGCGCGGCTTTCAATATCTCCGGGATGACATTCAGGAGCGGGTTGACCTGCGCTCCGACGGACGCGTAACGAATGTGATGTTCCGAACCTTCGTCATCCAATGA
- a CDS encoding MotE family protein — protein sequence MTGHLDELLGKSPRTLLISAVGALMLALPGAFAQDVTAPPPESGSANEIQQFCTNIADAARDQRYLLQRKELENLQASVDERISTLEKRRAEYEDWLKRRNDFLKQAELGLVDIYKTMKPDAAAGKLEMVRPEIAAAIVMKLPPRQSSLILSEMSDDKAAVLTNIISSASDPNTSKEPS from the coding sequence ATGACCGGACACTTGGACGAACTTCTCGGCAAATCGCCGCGCACGCTCCTGATCTCGGCCGTTGGCGCATTGATGTTGGCACTGCCGGGCGCTTTCGCGCAGGACGTAACGGCACCACCGCCGGAAAGCGGCAGCGCCAACGAGATCCAGCAGTTCTGCACAAATATAGCCGATGCCGCGCGTGACCAGCGCTACCTCCTGCAACGCAAGGAACTTGAAAATCTTCAGGCCAGCGTCGACGAGCGCATCTCGACGCTCGAGAAGCGGCGCGCCGAATACGAGGACTGGCTGAAGCGCCGCAACGATTTCCTCAAGCAGGCGGAGCTGGGGCTCGTCGATATCTACAAGACGATGAAACCCGATGCCGCGGCCGGCAAACTCGAAATGGTGCGCCCGGAGATCGCCGCGGCGATCGTCATGAAGCTGCCGCCGCGTCAATCTTCGCTGATCCTCAGCGAGATGAGCGACGACAAGGCAGCGGTGCTGACGAACATCATTTCGAGCGCCAGCGATCCCAACACCTCGAAGGAGCCATCATGA
- a CDS encoding flagellar basal body P-ring protein FlgI, with protein sequence MKLHVCKWFLTLVAAFVTTLTLAHGASRIKDVASLQAGRDNQLIGYGLVVGLQGTGDSLRSSPFTDQSIRAMLENLGIATQGGESRTRNVAAVLVTATLPPFASPGSRVDVTVGSLGDATSLRGGTLVMTSLSGADGQIYAVAQGSVVVTGFNAQGDAATLNQGVTTAGRVPNGAIIERELPARFKDGVNLVLQLRNPDFSTAVGMAAAINKYAAAQFGGRIAEAKDSQSVLVEKPKMADLARLMADVENLVIETDVPARVVINERTGTIVIGQDVRIAEVAVSYGTLTVQVTEAPTVVQPAPFSRGETALEPNTIIEAQSDGGTVAILNGSSLRSLVAGLNSIGVKPDGIIAILQSIKTAGALQAELVLQ encoded by the coding sequence ATGAAGCTGCACGTCTGTAAGTGGTTCCTGACGCTCGTCGCGGCCTTCGTCACGACGCTGACGCTTGCTCATGGCGCCTCGCGCATCAAGGACGTGGCGTCGTTGCAGGCCGGACGGGACAACCAGCTGATCGGCTATGGTCTCGTCGTCGGCTTGCAGGGAACCGGCGACAGCCTGCGCTCCTCGCCGTTCACCGATCAGTCGATCCGCGCCATGTTGGAGAACCTCGGCATCGCCACGCAGGGCGGCGAGTCGCGCACCCGCAACGTCGCGGCAGTGCTGGTCACGGCAACGCTACCGCCCTTCGCGAGTCCCGGCAGCCGCGTCGATGTAACAGTCGGCTCTCTCGGCGATGCGACGTCGCTGCGCGGTGGTACGCTGGTCATGACCTCGCTTTCCGGCGCCGATGGCCAGATCTACGCTGTGGCGCAAGGCTCGGTCGTCGTCACCGGCTTCAATGCGCAAGGGGATGCCGCCACCCTCAATCAGGGCGTGACCACCGCCGGACGCGTGCCGAACGGCGCCATTATCGAACGGGAGCTGCCGGCGCGGTTCAAGGACGGCGTCAATCTCGTGCTGCAACTGCGCAACCCGGATTTCTCCACGGCTGTCGGCATGGCCGCGGCGATCAACAAATACGCCGCCGCACAGTTTGGCGGTCGCATCGCCGAAGCCAAGGATTCGCAATCGGTGCTGGTCGAAAAACCCAAGATGGCCGATCTTGCGCGCCTGATGGCCGACGTCGAAAATCTCGTGATCGAAACCGATGTGCCGGCGCGCGTCGTCATCAACGAAAGGACCGGCACGATCGTCATTGGCCAGGACGTGCGCATTGCCGAGGTCGCGGTCAGCTACGGCACACTCACCGTACAGGTGACCGAAGCGCCGACCGTCGTGCAGCCGGCGCCATTCTCGCGCGGCGAGACCGCCCTGGAACCGAACACCATTATCGAGGCACAATCGGATGGCGGCACGGTCGCGATCCTGAACGGCTCGAGCCTGCGTTCCCTGGTCGCCGGCCTCAACAGCATTGGCGTCAAGCCGGATGGTATCATCGCCATCCTCCAGAGCATCAAAACGGCGGGAGCCCTTCAGGCGGAGCTTGTTCTGCAATGA
- the flgG gene encoding flagellar basal-body rod protein FlgG, protein MKALSIAATGMNAQQLNLEVIANNIANINTTGYKRARAEFSDLLYQTERAQGVPNRANQAIVPEGAIIGLGVQTSAVRNLHIQGSLVNTGNDYDLALVGRGWFQIETPDGETAYTRSGAFNTNATGQLVTIDGYTVVPGITVPQDASEITFTSSGQVLVRIGNNTELQEIGQLTIANFVNEAGLEPQGENLFKQTPASGEPIIGTPADPGFAQVKQNYLEASNVDPVKEITDLISAQRAYEMNSKIIQAADEMAATVSKNLR, encoded by the coding sequence ATGAAGGCCCTTTCCATCGCCGCCACGGGCATGAATGCCCAACAGCTGAACCTGGAAGTCATCGCGAACAACATCGCGAACATCAACACGACGGGCTACAAGCGGGCGCGTGCCGAGTTTTCCGATCTGCTCTATCAGACCGAGCGCGCCCAGGGCGTGCCCAACCGCGCCAACCAGGCGATCGTCCCGGAAGGCGCGATCATCGGCCTCGGCGTCCAGACCTCGGCTGTGCGCAACCTTCATATCCAGGGCAGCCTCGTCAACACCGGAAACGATTACGATCTGGCGCTCGTCGGCCGAGGCTGGTTCCAGATCGAGACGCCGGACGGAGAGACCGCCTATACCCGTTCGGGTGCTTTCAACACCAATGCCACCGGTCAGCTCGTCACGATTGACGGCTACACCGTCGTTCCCGGCATCACCGTGCCGCAGGATGCGAGCGAAATCACCTTTACCTCTTCCGGGCAGGTCCTCGTGCGTATCGGCAACAACACGGAACTGCAGGAAATCGGCCAGCTGACGATCGCGAACTTCGTCAACGAGGCCGGGCTCGAGCCGCAGGGCGAGAACCTCTTCAAGCAGACGCCGGCTTCCGGCGAGCCGATCATCGGGACGCCGGCGGATCCCGGCTTCGCCCAGGTCAAGCAGAACTATCTCGAGGCCTCGAACGTCGATCCGGTCAAGGAAATCACCGACCTGATCTCCGCCCAGCGCGCCTATGAGATGAATTCCAAGATCATTCAGGCCGCAGACGAGATGGCGGCGACGGTCAGCAAGAATCTCAGGTAA
- the flgF gene encoding flagellar basal-body rod protein FlgF, with protein MQTGLYVAISSQMALEKRLNTLADNIANSGTVGFRGAEVKFNQMLGDTKPTKVSYVSEGEEYLNTNTGSLARTGASLDFAIKGDAWFSIDTPGGPALTRDGRFTLTETGELVTIKGYPVLDAGGAPIQLNGGTGEITVGADGAIHQNGNQVALLGLYEADFSNGFMRYDNSAVMPAIQPEPVVDRFDVGVMQGFLEESNVNAIQEMSQLIMVTRAFDNITALMRDSEGSLEEAIKTLGGTR; from the coding sequence GTGCAGACTGGTCTCTATGTGGCGATCTCGTCGCAGATGGCGCTCGAAAAGCGCCTGAACACGCTTGCCGACAACATCGCAAACTCCGGCACCGTCGGCTTTCGCGGCGCTGAAGTGAAATTCAACCAGATGCTCGGCGACACCAAACCGACCAAGGTTTCCTATGTGTCGGAAGGCGAGGAATACCTCAACACCAATACCGGGTCGCTTGCACGCACCGGCGCCTCGCTCGACTTTGCAATCAAGGGCGACGCCTGGTTCTCGATCGACACGCCCGGCGGGCCGGCTTTGACCCGCGACGGCCGATTCACGCTGACGGAGACCGGCGAGCTCGTCACCATCAAGGGCTATCCGGTGCTCGACGCCGGCGGCGCGCCGATCCAGCTGAACGGCGGAACAGGCGAGATCACCGTCGGCGCCGATGGCGCCATCCACCAGAACGGCAATCAGGTCGCTCTGCTCGGCCTCTACGAGGCGGACTTCAGCAACGGCTTCATGCGCTACGACAACAGCGCGGTCATGCCGGCAATTCAGCCAGAGCCGGTCGTAGACCGTTTTGACGTTGGCGTGATGCAGGGTTTCCTAGAAGAGTCGAACGTCAACGCCATCCAGGAAATGTCGCAGCTCATCATGGTCACCCGCGCCTTCGACAACATCACCGCCCTGATGCGCGACAGCGAGGGATCGCTGGAAGAGGCGATCAAGACGCTGGGCGGCACCCGCTGA